A stretch of the Vagococcus xieshaowenii genome encodes the following:
- the ribF gene encoding riboflavin biosynthesis protein RibF — protein MEIIEIHHPYDPNEIPKDEVVMTLGFFDGVHRGHQEVIKRARKEADERQLKLAVMTFNQHPSIVFQKINPDTVKYLTTIEQKAQIMSDLGVDFLYVVEFTSAFAGLSPKDFVDEYIVGLHAKVAVAGFDYTYGKKEVASMEHLPGYANHRFDVISVDQLSENNLKISSSRIRVYLDEGKMSLVSEMLAYDYVTGGIVVHGDARGRTLGFPTANVKTASSVHLPKDGVYVVEIKVADTWYKGMAQIGHNITFEANRDRTVEVYILDFDQDIYGEQVEVKWHHYLRGEIKFDGIDGLVAQLNQDKQQTVLYFKEREGL, from the coding sequence ATGGAAATAATTGAAATACATCACCCGTATGACCCAAATGAAATTCCTAAAGATGAAGTAGTGATGACGCTAGGTTTCTTTGATGGTGTGCATCGTGGTCATCAAGAAGTGATTAAACGTGCAAGAAAAGAAGCTGATGAGCGCCAGTTAAAATTAGCGGTTATGACATTTAACCAACATCCATCGATTGTGTTCCAAAAGATTAATCCGGATACGGTTAAATATTTAACAACGATTGAGCAAAAGGCTCAAATTATGTCAGATCTTGGTGTGGATTTTTTATACGTAGTTGAGTTCACCTCAGCTTTTGCTGGTTTATCGCCTAAAGATTTTGTAGACGAGTATATTGTTGGATTACATGCTAAAGTTGCGGTTGCCGGCTTTGATTATACATATGGTAAGAAAGAAGTGGCTTCAATGGAACACTTACCAGGTTATGCCAATCATCGTTTTGACGTGATTTCAGTTGACCAATTATCTGAAAATAATTTAAAAATTAGTTCTTCTCGTATTCGCGTATATCTTGATGAAGGAAAAATGTCATTAGTTAGTGAAATGTTGGCGTATGATTATGTCACAGGGGGTATCGTGGTTCATGGTGACGCTCGAGGACGCACACTAGGTTTTCCAACAGCCAATGTTAAAACCGCTAGCTCAGTACATTTACCAAAAGATGGCGTATATGTGGTTGAAATAAAAGTGGCAGATACTTGGTACAAAGGGATGGCCCAAATCGGTCATAACATAACATTTGAAGCTAATCGTGATAGAACAGTGGAAGTTTATATTCTAGACTTTGATCAAGATATTTACGGAGAACAAGTAGAAGTGAAATGGCATCACTATTTGCGTGGAGAGATAAAATTTGACGGAATTGATGGTTTAGTTGCACAATTAAATCAAGACAAACAACAAACGGTGCTTTATTTTAAAGAGAGAGAAGGTCTGTAG